The Polaribacter sp. HaHaR_3_91 genomic sequence TTCCTTAAAAATACTATTGCTCATACCCATAATAATTAATTATCCACTATTTCTGTAAATACTATCAAATTTTCTATTCGGTTTTTGTAGTTAATTTAATTACTTTAAACACATTGGCAACAATTAGAAAACGATTACAAAAGTTGTATATGTTTTAGGAATACAATTTCTTAATTAAAAAATAAAGAAAATTAAAATTAGATAAATTAATTAAGCCTTTAATTACTGATACTTTTTATAGTTTTATACATTTGGTGCATTGTTTAAAGGCATTATTAAGATTTAAAATATGAGTAAAAAATTATCCAATTCTGTATTATACTTAATGAGTATATCTGCTGGACTTGTTGTTGCAAACCTTTATTACAACCAACCTCTTTTACACCAAATGGTTGTAGAATTTGGGGTTAGTGAATCTGCCGTAAGTAATGTGCCTTTAGCAACACAATTAGGGTATGCTTTTGGATTGTTATTTATTGTGCCTTTGGGGGATAAAGTTTCTAACAAAAAAATATTACAGTTCGATTTTGCTTTAATGATACTTTCATTGATTGCGGCTTCATTATCAAGCACATTATATCTATTGATTATAAGTAGTTTTTTTATTGGTTTTTCATCAGCAATACCTCAATTATTTGTACCGATGGTTGCACAATTATCGGATGATAAAGGCAAAGGACGTGCCATTGGTATTGTAATGAGCGGACTACTTATTGGTATTTTAGGAAGCCGTGTTATAAGTGGTGTTGTAGGCAAATGGTACGGATGGCGCTTTATGTTTACTGCCGCAACAGTACTCATGGTATTGTTGTTTATTTTACTTCAATATAAACTACCAAAAATTAAACCTAGTTATAAAGGAAGTTACGGAAGTTTATTAAAATCTATAGGACATTATTTTAAAACAGAACCCTCATTAAGATTGGCTGCATTACGTGGCGGACTTGGTTTTGCAGGATTGAGTATTTTTTGGACAACCTTTGTTTTTTTAATGGAAGATCATTTTGGTTACGATAGTGATATTGCTGGAGCCTTTGGTGTTTTTGGTATTGTTGGTGCACTTGGAGCAACCGTTGTAGGGAAGATAAGTCATAAATATAAACAAAAACAACTTATTGTCTTTTCTACCATACTATTGATGATTTCTTGGATGATTTTCTTTTTTTCGGGATACTCTTTAATTGGTCTAGCATTAGGGGTAATTATTGTAGATTTAGGTTTGCAAGTTTTACACATTACCAATCAGGTTAGTATATTTTCTAAGAATCCGGAAGCTAGAAACCGTGTGAATACAGTTTATATGGTCGGCTTTTTTATAGGTGGTGCTTTCGGTACTTTTTTAGGAGCTTTTGCTTGGGAACATTTTGGTTGGCAAGGTGTTTCTACTTTAGGTTTCCTTATAGCAATCGCTATTTTAATGGTTCAATTTATTTATGACTCAAAGACTTCAATTATAAAAAAAGACTAACTGTTTTAAACAATTAGTCTTTTAAAATATACTTAAATAGCTGTTATATTTTAATTATTAAATGTAATGCTATTACTCGTAACGAAGCGCTGTTATAGGATCTAATGCTGATGCTTTTCTTGCAGGATACCATCCGAAGAAAATACCTGTTACAGCACAAACTACAAAAGAAATAATGATAGAGTATAACGCCACACTGGTAGGCCAATTTAAGAATTTCTCTATAAATACCGTGGCTGCAAGTCCCAATAAAACACCTAATAACCCGCCTGTAATACTAATTAAAATAGCTTCTATTAAAAACTGCATTAAAATATCAGCCCCCTTTGCTCCTACTGCCATTCGTAAACCAATTTCTTTGGTACGTTCTTTTACAGAAACATACATAATATTCATAATACCAATACCACCAATTAATAATGAAATACCTGCTACTGCTACTAAAAGTAGCGTTAACATTTCACTGGTAGAACTAAAAGTAGAAATTAATTCTTCCATAGAACGTACATTAAAATCGTCTTCATCAGTTTCTCTTAGTTCGTGTTGGTTTCTTATAATTTCTGAAACTTGCGTTACAGCTTCTGGTGCTTCATCTTCACTTATTGCAGATGCCATAATAGATTCTAAATGAGTTATAGCTAAAATCCTTTTTTGAACTGTTGTGTAAGGTGCTATTACAACATCATCTTGATCTTGACCAAACGTATTTTCTCCTTTTTCTTCTAAAACACCAATAACTTTAAAAGGAATATTGTTAAAACGAATCATTTTCCCTACAGGTTCTGCTCCATCAGGAAAAACATTATCTACCACAGTTTGTCCTATTAAAGCAACTTTTGCAGCTGTTTTTACTTCGGTATCTGTAAACATACTTCCGCTTTGTAAATCGACTACTTTAATTTTTAAATAATCTGGGTTTACACCATAAATAGTACTTGGCCAGTTATTTGCCCCACTAATAACTTGTCCACCTCCATTAACTAATGGTGATATATACGTTAGTAAGTTTGCTTGTTCTTTAATGGCAAAATAATCACTTAACTTTAATGTTTCCATAGCACTTCGTGCTTGCTTAACACCACCTCTTACATCAGACCCTGGTCTTATAGTAATCATATTAGAACCCATGGCAGAAATAGAAGTTCTAATACTTTCTTTAGATCCTTCACCAATTGCCAACATCGTTATTACAGAAGCCACACCTATAATAATACCTAACATGGTTAATAAGGTTCTTGTTTTATTAAGAACGATGGCTTTAAATGCTATTTTTAATAAGTTTAATAGTCTCATAATTAATCGTCTTGTTTAGGTAATTTTGCTAATTCTATCGCTGCGGATAGAATTTTTTCATTTTGATAATCTTTAATAACATTACCGTCTTTTAACACAATTGTTCTATTACTAAATGTAGCTATATCTGGCTCATGTGTTACAAAAGTAATCGTAATGCCTTGTTTATTTAACTCTTGAAATAAGGACATAATTTCGTAAGATGTTCTAGTATCTAAATTCCCTGTAGCTTCATCAGCAAGAATCATTACAGGGTTATTTACCAAAGATCTTGCAATGGCAACACGCTGTTGTTGTCCTCCAGAAAGTTGAGATGGAGTGTGATCCATTCGCTCTCCTAAACCTACCATTTTTAAGGCTTTTATAGCACGCTCTCTTCGTTCTTCTGTAGAAACTTTACTGTTGTATAACAATGGTAATTCTACGTTTTCTATGGCAGATGTTCTTGCTAATAAATTATAAGATTGAAAAATAAATCCTATTTTTTCATTTCTAATGGTTGCCAGTTCATTTCTGCTTAAGTCTTTCACTTTTACCCCATTAATCTCATAAATACCAGAAGTTGGCTGGTCTAAACATCCTAAAATATTTAATAGGGTACTTTTACCAGAACCACTAGAGCCCATAATAGTTACAAACTCTCCTTCTTTAATATCGAAAGAAATACCTCTTAATGCATGAACCGTTTCGGTTCCCATGGTAAACTCTCGTTTTAAATCTTCTATTTTAATGATTTCTTTACTCATGGTTTTTTATTTTTTTTTGCCTCCTGGACGTTGTGGCATAAACGGACTTTCATTAGAGTTAGTTCCTGATGCTGCTGATGCTTTCGTAGTTTCTTTTAAACTATACACCAATTTATCATCCATAGAAACACCACTTAATATCTGAACATTTACACCATCACTTGCGCCTAAGGTTACTGTTTTTGGAGTAATACTTCTATCTTTATTTAATACCCAAAGCGTTGTTTCATTTTTTACGGGAAAATTGGTTGCTTCCAGTATGTTATGATGTACATTATAGGTCGATAAAATTGCTGCTTGTGGACTAAAATTAATCGCTTTTGCTTCTGCTGTTAACACATTATTCAACTCTAAGGTAAAAATAGAAATGGTTGCTGTTAAGCCTGGGTTTAATTTTAAGTCTTCATTATCAGCTTTAACCACAACTGTATAAGTCACTACATTTGAGGTCACTGTAGGATCCAAACGTACTTGGGTTACAACACCATTAAAAGTTTCGCCTATATAAGCATCTACAGTAAACTCTACTCTTTGTCCTTCTTTAACCTGACCTATATCTGCTTCATCTACATCTGCTTCTACTTGCATTTCTTTTAAATCTTGCGCAATGGTAAACAAGGTTGGTGTACTTAAACTAGCTGCAACCGTCTGACCTTCATCTATAGTTCTAGACAATACAACTCCATTTATAGGCGAATAAATATTGGCATATCCTAAATTTGTTCTTGCAGATTGTAAGTCTGAATAACGTTGAGTAACCGTTCCTTTTGCGGTTTCGTAATTATAAGTTGCCTCATCAAAATCTGCTCTACTGATTACCTGATTCTCAAACAAAGATTTTTGTCTGTCGTAAATTGTTTTCATGTAATTTCTTTGACTTACCGCATTGTCATAACTTGCTTGCGTTTGCGAAAGAGACGATTTTAAATTGGTTTTATCCAACTCTGCAATTAGCTGACCTTCTTTAACAATGCTGTTATAATCTACATATATTTTTTCTACAACTCCAGAAACTTGTGTACCTACTTCTACTTGCGTAATTGGTTCTATCGTTCCGGTTGCAGTAACCATAGTAGTTACATTTTCTTTTTTAGCCAACACTGTTTTTGCTTCTATAATGATAGCATCATCGCTATTTATAAAAAAGTATCCTACAATAGCCAATACAACGACTACAATGCTGATAATGATGATGTTTTTATTTTTTTTCATGATTTTATTAATTAAAGTTTGATATCGTTTCCTTGATAAAATTGTAATAATTGATGGTATAAAATATTTAAGTATTTAGATTGTAAATAGTTTTGTTGTGCGTTGGTATACGTGTTCTGACTAATCACTAAATCAGTAGTACTTAAAGCCCCTAATTCGTACTTTTTTTGTGCCAATTTATAAGATTGTTCAGCCGCTACTTTAGAGGCTTCTGCTGCAATAACTTGCTCTTGTGCAGACAATGCGTTTTGATACGCTGTTTCTACTTTTTTATACACTTCTTTTTCTGTAGATAACTTTTGTATTTCTGCTTTTTCAATGTTGATGCTTGCCGTTTGTACCGCCGATTTTGTTTGATTTCTATTAAAAATTGGAATCGTTAAAGTCAACCCTAATTTCTGATTGAAATTCACATCAAACTGATCTGAAAATGTATTATCGTTAATACTTGTATATCCAGAACCTAAACTTCCTGATAAAGCCAGTGTTGGTAAAAATCCTCCTTTTGCAATGTCTAGTTGTTTTTTATTGGCTTCTATATTTAAGTTACTAGATTGTATTTCTGGTAAAATCCCCAATGCTTTTTCATACACATCCGCTTTGTTTAATTCTATATTTACCAAATCCATATTTTCATTAATGGTTTCAATTTCCAACTCTTGAATTGGAGATAATTCTAGTAATTGTTTTAAGGCAATAATATATTGTTGATAATTATTCTTAGCAGTAATTACATTGTATTTGTTAGTTGCTGCCTGACTCTGAGCTTCGGTATAATCGCTTAAGGCAATGGTTCCTGCATCTAAACGCGACTTTGCTCTTACTACTTCTGTTTCTGAAGCTAACAAGTTATTTTTTGCTATTTCAATACTTTCTTTGCTATACAATGTTTGTAAATACGTTTCTAAAATATTTAAAACAATGTTATTTTGTGTTACTTCTTCTTCAAATACACTTTGGCTAAATAAGATCTTATTTTGTGCTATTTGGTTGGTAATCTGATTCCCTTGAAACAACGTCATAGAAGTATTGATACCTACATTTGTACTATGTATTTGATCTGTAACATAACTACTTGTAATTGGGTCGATGGTATTTCCGTTAGAAAAACTTTGCGATGCGCTTCCAAATAAATTTGGTAATCGAGATGATTTTGCTTTGTTATAATCTATTTCAGCAATGTTTTTAGTAAGTGCTGCATCTTTAATTGTAATATTGTTTTCTAAAGCATATTCGATGCAATCTTGCAAAGACCATACTTTTGATACGGAATTTGTAGTTACATCTTGCGCAAAAGAAAACTGCACAAATAGTAAACTTGCTATGAGTATATATAATTTCATTTTATCAGTGTTTTAAATTAACACTTCAAAGGTGAAACTATATACTCTCTTATAAGAATGCAATATACGTTTGCAGGAATTGACTATACGAAAGCCTTTTTTTTATGGATGGGAATTTTATGATTTGTTCCATGAAGAAGACCTATTTATAATAAAAAGGATTATTTATTATTATGAGATTTTAGACCGACTTCAAGTTTTTAAGATCTAAAAGGTCTTTTTAAGTTATAATTAAATTGACTGTGAGTAACGGGAATTTAGCTAGAAGAATTAAAAAGTAAAACTTTAATAACTCCTTTAAAAACTATTTTCATTGTTCTTTTCCATTGATGAAAAGAACCAAAAATCTAGACTTCTGATAATTTTATTGAATTCTACAAGATTTTACACTATCGTATCCAGACCGCAAAAGCTCTTTGGACACTTGCCGCTCCATATCTTTTGAATTACTACTAAAATTATAATATGTCGGGGTTAGATTGTAATTTATATTTTTCAATCGTATTTCATTTTATGTCTCAGAAACATTTACACTTTTTAAAAGGAAAGTCTAATAAGGTTTTTTATAAGTCATTGTTAGGCACGAAGCAATCTATGACTGATACTATAGAATAATTGGATTTGTTTATAATGATCTTAAAGTTATACTTTTTAAAATTTATATTCATTGTTCTTTCCCATTGATAAAAAGAACCAAAAATCTAGACTTCTGATAATTTTATTGAATTCTACAAGGTATTGCTCTATCGTGTCCAGACCGCAAAAGCTCTTTGGACACTTGCCGCTCCATATCTTTTGAATTACTACTAAAATTATAATATGTCGGGGTTAGATTGTTGCTAGATAAAAGAGAATAAATTAAAGACCATCTAAATACAATTTCCCAATATTATAGATCTTTTCAGAATCTTTATTATCCAATCCAGAATACTCAGACAACGGAAAACTAACAGTCATTTTTGTGAAATCAAACTTAAAATTTTCTGCAGCATGCGATTTTAAATAAGTAGCATGTGTAATTACTTTAAAGGTCGAATTTAATTGTAAAGGTGTTTTTGGGGCAGGTTCTGCTACATAACTTCCTATAATGGGTAATCCTGATTTTAGAAAGGGTTTTATTGGAAAATTATCTAAAATTCCGCCATCGGAATACAAGGTTTTATTAATGATAATAGGTGTAAAAATACCTGGAATGGCACAAGATGCCAATACAGGTTTTAATAATTTACCCTTACTAAAATAACGAGGTTTACCGCTTTGCATGTTAGAGGCAGTAATGTAAATTGGAATTTTTAAATCTCTAAATTTATCTTTTATTTTATTTTCTATAATCGATTTGAATAAAAAAGTA encodes the following:
- a CDS encoding MFS transporter, which gives rise to MSKKLSNSVLYLMSISAGLVVANLYYNQPLLHQMVVEFGVSESAVSNVPLATQLGYAFGLLFIVPLGDKVSNKKILQFDFALMILSLIAASLSSTLYLLIISSFFIGFSSAIPQLFVPMVAQLSDDKGKGRAIGIVMSGLLIGILGSRVISGVVGKWYGWRFMFTAATVLMVLLFILLQYKLPKIKPSYKGSYGSLLKSIGHYFKTEPSLRLAALRGGLGFAGLSIFWTTFVFLMEDHFGYDSDIAGAFGVFGIVGALGATVVGKISHKYKQKQLIVFSTILLMISWMIFFFSGYSLIGLALGVIIVDLGLQVLHITNQVSIFSKNPEARNRVNTVYMVGFFIGGAFGTFLGAFAWEHFGWQGVSTLGFLIAIAILMVQFIYDSKTSIIKKD
- a CDS encoding ABC transporter permease, with protein sequence MRLLNLLKIAFKAIVLNKTRTLLTMLGIIIGVASVITMLAIGEGSKESIRTSISAMGSNMITIRPGSDVRGGVKQARSAMETLKLSDYFAIKEQANLLTYISPLVNGGGQVISGANNWPSTIYGVNPDYLKIKVVDLQSGSMFTDTEVKTAAKVALIGQTVVDNVFPDGAEPVGKMIRFNNIPFKVIGVLEEKGENTFGQDQDDVVIAPYTTVQKRILAITHLESIMASAISEDEAPEAVTQVSEIIRNQHELRETDEDDFNVRSMEELISTFSSTSEMLTLLLVAVAGISLLIGGIGIMNIMYVSVKERTKEIGLRMAVGAKGADILMQFLIEAILISITGGLLGVLLGLAATVFIEKFLNWPTSVALYSIIISFVVCAVTGIFFGWYPARKASALDPITALRYE
- a CDS encoding ABC transporter ATP-binding protein codes for the protein MSKEIIKIEDLKREFTMGTETVHALRGISFDIKEGEFVTIMGSSGSGKSTLLNILGCLDQPTSGIYEINGVKVKDLSRNELATIRNEKIGFIFQSYNLLARTSAIENVELPLLYNSKVSTEERRERAIKALKMVGLGERMDHTPSQLSGGQQQRVAIARSLVNNPVMILADEATGNLDTRTSYEIMSLFQELNKQGITITFVTHEPDIATFSNRTIVLKDGNVIKDYQNEKILSAAIELAKLPKQDD
- a CDS encoding efflux RND transporter periplasmic adaptor subunit; this encodes MKKNKNIIIISIVVVVLAIVGYFFINSDDAIIIEAKTVLAKKENVTTMVTATGTIEPITQVEVGTQVSGVVEKIYVDYNSIVKEGQLIAELDKTNLKSSLSQTQASYDNAVSQRNYMKTIYDRQKSLFENQVISRADFDEATYNYETAKGTVTQRYSDLQSARTNLGYANIYSPINGVVLSRTIDEGQTVAASLSTPTLFTIAQDLKEMQVEADVDEADIGQVKEGQRVEFTVDAYIGETFNGVVTQVRLDPTVTSNVVTYTVVVKADNEDLKLNPGLTATISIFTLELNNVLTAEAKAINFSPQAAILSTYNVHHNILEATNFPVKNETTLWVLNKDRSITPKTVTLGASDGVNVQILSGVSMDDKLVYSLKETTKASAASGTNSNESPFMPQRPGGKKK
- a CDS encoding TolC family protein gives rise to the protein MKLYILIASLLFVQFSFAQDVTTNSVSKVWSLQDCIEYALENNITIKDAALTKNIAEIDYNKAKSSRLPNLFGSASQSFSNGNTIDPITSSYVTDQIHSTNVGINTSMTLFQGNQITNQIAQNKILFSQSVFEEEVTQNNIVLNILETYLQTLYSKESIEIAKNNLLASETEVVRAKSRLDAGTIALSDYTEAQSQAATNKYNVITAKNNYQQYIIALKQLLELSPIQELEIETINENMDLVNIELNKADVYEKALGILPEIQSSNLNIEANKKQLDIAKGGFLPTLALSGSLGSGYTSINDNTFSDQFDVNFNQKLGLTLTIPIFNRNQTKSAVQTASINIEKAEIQKLSTEKEVYKKVETAYQNALSAQEQVIAAEASKVAAEQSYKLAQKKYELGALSTTDLVISQNTYTNAQQNYLQSKYLNILYHQLLQFYQGNDIKL
- a CDS encoding patatin-like phospholipase family protein; its protein translation is MIPIPINYSEQLSKLNVNIPINLVLSGGGIKCAAHLALIEKIEELGLQINAISGSSGGALVASLYASGISTQEILEIFKRTSLFKFSFFSMTKAGIFDTFLFKSIIENKIKDKFRDLKIPIYITASNMQSGKPRYFSKGKLLKPVLASCAIPGIFTPIIINKTLYSDGGILDNFPIKPFLKSGLPIIGSYVAEPAPKTPLQLNSTFKVITHATYLKSHAAENFKFDFTKMTVSFPLSEYSGLDNKDSEKIYNIGKLYLDGL